The genomic segment CCGGAATTCACCCGGGTCTTTTCTATGGATTGTTCGCCGGCCTCGTCGCCACGAACGCGCTGACCCTCGTCGGCTTCCTGATGAGCCCGGACATCGCCGGCATCATCAACGGCCAGAACAACCAGGTGATCTCGGCCTACGAGGATCGCGTCGCCCAGCTCCGGCTCGAGGTGGACCGCCTGCATTCGCGCAACTATGCCCAGACCGGCGACATCAACCTGCAGTTGCACGAGATCGCCCAGCAGCAGGAAGTGCTTTCCGAGCAGCACCAATACGTCAAGGCACTGGCCGAGAAGGCCTCCGAACTGGGCCTCGCCACTGCCCCGATTGCCGCCACCGCTTCGCCCGGAACGCCCCCGCTTCTGCTGGGAAGCGCCGACGAACAGGTCGCCGCGGCGGCCGCCGGCGTCAGGCAGATGATGGATGAATCGCGCTCGGCCCTCGCTTCCATCTCCCAGTCGGCGACCCAGTCCACCGACGCGATCCTGACCGAACTGAAGGGCATCGGCATCCAGCCGCAAATGCCCGACACCGCCGACGCGGTGGGCGGCCCCTTCCTGCCGCCGGTCGAAGGTGCCCAGTCCGACGATCTGGTCGAGGACGCCAATACCGTCATGTCCGCGCTCCTGCGCTTCAAGGCCGCCCGGCAGGCCATCGACACCGCCCCGGTGCACAAGCCCTTCGACGGCGCCTTGCGCCAGAGCTCGAGCTTCGGCAACCGGCGCGACCCCTTCACCGGCCGCGCCGCCTTTCACTCGGGCATCGACTTCCCGGCCCCCTCAGGTACGTCGGTGCTCAGCGCGGGCGCCGGCACCGTCACCTTCGTCGGCCAGCAATCGGGATATGGCAATGTGGTTGAGGTCGACCACGGCAACGGCCTCGTCACCCGCTACGCGCACCTCTCGGCCTTCCTGGTCAAGCAGGGCCAGATGGTGGCGACAGGCACGCCGATCGCCAAGGTCGGCTCGACCGGGCGCTCGACCGGCCCGCACCTCCATTTCGAGGTGCGCCGCAACGAGACGGCGGTCAATCCGCAGCAATTCCTGAATGTGGGAACCCGCCTGCAGCAATTCGCGGCGGTGTAGGACGCCCCGACCCCTCTGGGGCCGGAGCCGTCGAAATCAGGCCTCGGCCTGCCCGCCAAGGCGGGCCGCGAGCGAAGCTTCCATGAACGGATCGAGATCGCCGTCCAGCACCACGGCGGGCTGGGAGCTTTCCACGCCCGTCCGCAGGTCCTTGACCATCTGGTAGGGCTGCAGGACGTACGAGCGGATCTGGTGGCCCCAACCGATGTCGGTCTTGCTGGCCGCCGCGGCATTCGCCGCTTCCTCGCGCTTCTGCAACTCAAGTTCGTAGAGCCGGGCCTTGAGCATGTTCATGGCCGTCGCACGGTTCTTGTGCTGGCTGCGTTCCTGCTGGCAGGCCACCACGATTCCCGAGGGAACGTGGGTGATGCGGATGGCCGAGTCCGTCGTGTTGACGTGCTGGCCACCGGCGCCCGAGGAGCGATAGGTATCGACCTTGAGATCGGCTTCGTTGATCTGGATGTCGATGGTGTCATCGACCACCGGATAGATCCACGCGCTCGAAAAGCTCGTGTGGCGTCGCGCCTGGGAATCGTAGGGCGAGATGCGCACGAGCCGGTGAACCCCACTCTCAGTCTTGAGCCAGCCATAGGCGTTGTGACCGGTGATCTTGAGCGTAGCCGACTTGATGCCCGCTTCTTCGCCGGCATGGAATTCCATGGTCTCGACCTTGAATTTCCGGCGCTCGGCCCAGCGGGTGTACATGCGCAGCAGCATCGAGGCCCAATCCTGGCTCTCGGTGCCGCCGGCCCCGGAGTGGATTTCCAGATAGGCGTCGTTGCCGTCGGCTTCGCCCGACAGCAGCGTCTCGATCTGGCGGCGATGGGCGGTGTCGCGCAGCGCCAGCAAGGCCTTTTCGGCCTCGCTCACGATCTCGGCGTCGCCTTCGGCTTCGCCCATCTCGATCAGTTCGCTGTTGTCGCGGATGCCGCTCTCGAGCTCCTTGACCGCCTTGATCTGCACGTCGAGCTCATCGCGTTCGCGCATGAGCTCACGAGCCTTCTCAGGGTCGTTCCAGAAGTCGGGGGATTCGGATCTGGCGTTGAGTTCGTCTAGGCGAGGCTGGGCAGTATCCCAGTCAAAGATGCCTCCTTAGCAGGCTTACCACCTGCTCGATCTCGCCGATGACCTTTTCGATTTCCGCGCGCATAAGCATTTTCCGTTCGTAATCTTCGAGCAGTCATCTAGGCGAGACTGCCGCTTCGATCAACCCGCCCGCTGGCGCTTGAGAAATTTCTTGAGCGTCATTTCCCGCTTGAGCCGCGAGACGCGCTCGAGAAAGAAGATGCCGTTCACCTGGTCGATTTCGTGCAGGGCGCAGCGCGCCACGAACCCTTCCATGCGCTCGGTGTGCGAGGCGCCCTCTGCGTCCTGGAAGGCGATCTCGGCCCAGACGGGGCGCTCCACGGCAATCTCGACGCCCGGCAGCGACACCGATCCTTCCGTGCCGCTGGCCACTTCGCTCGCGACGGCGAGAACCTTGGGATTGAAGAAGAGCCGGTAATCGGCCACCGGCGCTTCGGGCGTGACGTTGAGGAC from the Youhaiella tibetensis genome contains:
- a CDS encoding peptide deformylase; the encoded protein is MPFVTYPHAVLAQVAPEGNVDSALLAVGERLRAAAVEARAYGLAGAHIGEAAPVIVLNVTPEAPVADYRLFFNPKVLAVASEVASGTEGSVSLPGVEIAVERPVWAEIAFQDAEGASHTERMEGFVARCALHEIDQVNGIFFLERVSRLKREMTLKKFLKRQRAG
- a CDS encoding M23 family metallopeptidase is translated as MRDQAKAKRFGQTKADTGTSKPRPGIHPGLFYGLFAGLVATNALTLVGFLMSPDIAGIINGQNNQVISAYEDRVAQLRLEVDRLHSRNYAQTGDINLQLHEIAQQQEVLSEQHQYVKALAEKASELGLATAPIAATASPGTPPLLLGSADEQVAAAAAGVRQMMDESRSALASISQSATQSTDAILTELKGIGIQPQMPDTADAVGGPFLPPVEGAQSDDLVEDANTVMSALLRFKAARQAIDTAPVHKPFDGALRQSSSFGNRRDPFTGRAAFHSGIDFPAPSGTSVLSAGAGTVTFVGQQSGYGNVVEVDHGNGLVTRYAHLSAFLVKQGQMVATGTPIAKVGSTGRSTGPHLHFEVRRNETAVNPQQFLNVGTRLQQFAAV
- the prfB gene encoding peptide chain release factor 2 (programmed frameshift), with product MRAEIEKVIGEIEQVVSLLRRHLDWDTAQPRLDELNARSESPDFWNDPEKARELMRERDELDVQIKAVKELESGIRDNSELIEMGEAEGDAEIVSEAEKALLALRDTAHRRQIETLLSGEADGNDAYLEIHSGAGGTESQDWASMLLRMYTRWAERRKFKVETMEFHAGEEAGIKSATLKITGHNAYGWLKTESGVHRLVRISPYDSQARRHTSFSSAWIYPVVDDTIDIQINEADLKVDTYRSSGAGGQHVNTTDSAIRITHVPSGIVVACQQERSQHKNRATAMNMLKARLYELELQKREEAANAAAASKTDIGWGHQIRSYVLQPYQMVKDLRTGVESSQPAVVLDGDLDPFMEASLAARLGGQAEA